One window of Melospiza georgiana isolate bMelGeo1 chromosome 11, bMelGeo1.pri, whole genome shotgun sequence genomic DNA carries:
- the PRKCD gene encoding protein kinase C delta type isoform X1 codes for MAPFLRISFNSFELGPGQNDGEQLQPFCAIKMKEALTTERGKTLVQRKPTMYPEWKSTFDAHIYEGRVIQIVLMKAAEEPLSEVTVGVSVLAERCKKGNGKAEFWLDLQPQGKVLMAVQYFLEDADCRQSMRDDEGTVTINRRGAIKQAKIHYIKSHEFIATFFGQPTFCSVCRDFVWGLNKQGYKCRQCNAAIHKKCIDKIIGRCTGTAANSRDTMFQKERFNIDMPHRFRVYNYMSPTFCDHCGSLLWGLVRQGLKCEECGMNVHHKCQKKVANLCGINQKLLAEALNQVSQRSSRKSDSGSVESVGIYQDFDKKHKAPGGDSTADNSEYDKLWEVNSTKPVPRTARRKFNIDSFVFHKVLGKGSFGKVLLAELKGKNEFFAIKALKKDVVLIDDDVECTMVEKRVLALAWENPFLTHLYSTFQTKDHLFFIMEFLNGGDLMFHIQDKGRFDLYRATFYAAEILCGLQFLHSKGIIYRDLKLDNVMLDKEGHIKIADFGMCKENVFGDNKASTFCGTPDYIAPEILQGLRYTFSVDWWSFGVLLYEMLIGQSPFHGDDEDELFESIRVDTPHYPRWITKESKDILEKLFERDPAKRLGVTGNIRDHPFFKTINWTALEKREVDPPFRPKVKSASDYNNFDREFLSEKPKLSYSDKNLIESMDQSAFDGFSFINPKFEQILNK; via the exons ATGGCCCCCTTCCTACGGATATCTTTCAACTCCTTTGAGCTGGGACCTGGGCAGAATGATGGAGAACAACTCCAGCCTTTCTGTGCTATCAAGATGAAGGAAGCTCTCACTACAG agagaggaaaaactcTGGTTCAGAGGAAACCCACCATGTATCCCGAATGGAAATCGACTTTTGACGCCCACATTTACGAGGGCCGGGTGATCCAGATCGTGCTGAtgaaagcagcagaagagcCCCTGTCTGAGGTGACTGtgggtgtgtcagtgctggCAGAAAGGTGCAAGAAAGGCAATGGCAAAGCAGAGTTCTGG CTTGACCTTCAGCCTCAGGGGAAGGTGCTGATGGCTGTGCAGTACTTTTTGGAAGATGCAG ACTGCAGACAGTCGATGAGGGACGACGAGGGGACAGTAACCATCAACAGGAGAGGAGCCATCAAGCAAGCCAAAATccactacatcaaaagtcatGAATTTATTGCCACCTTCTTTGGACAGCCTACATTTTGCTCTGTCTGCAGAGACTTTGTATG gggACTCAACAAGCAGGGATATAAATGTAGAC AATGCAATGCTGCTATTCATAAGAAATGCATTGATAAAATCATTGGGAGGTGTACTGGTACTGCAGCCAACAGCAGGGACACAATG tTCCAGAAGGAGCGCTTCAACATCGACATGCCGCACCGCTTCCGCGTCTACAACTACATGAGCCCCACCTTCTGTGACCACTGCGGcagcctgctctgggggctggtCAGGCAGGGGCTCAAGTGTgaag AATGTGGAATGAATGTGCATCATAAATGCCAGAAGAAGGTGGCAAACTTATGTGGAATAAACCAGAAGTTGCTAGCTGAAGCTTTAAATCAAGTTAGCCAG AGATCTTCACGCAAGTCTGATTCTGGATCTGTAGAAAGTGTTGGTATTTATCAAGATTTTGATAAGAAGCATAAAGCTCCAGGAGGAGACTCAACAG CAGATAACAGCGAGTATGACAAGCTCTGGGAGGTAAACTCAACCAAGCCAGTGCCAAGAACTGCAAGGAGAAAATTCAACATAGACAGCTTTGTCTTCCACAAAGTGCTGGGCAAAGGAAGCTTTGGAAAG GTTCTGCTTGCAGAGCTGAAAGGGAAGAATGAATTCTTTGCTATCAAAGCTCTGAAAAAGGACGTGGTGCTAATTGATGATGATGTGGAATGTACCATGGTGGAAAAGAGGGTCCTTGCTCTTGCCTGGGAAAATCCATTTCTCACACATCTTTACAGCACGTTTCAGACAAAG GATCACTTGTTCTTCATCATGGAGTTCCTGAATGGGGGAGACCTGATGTTCCACATCCAGGACAAGGGGCGCTTCGACCTCTACAGAGCCAC GTTTTATGCAGCTGAAATTTTATGTGGGCTCCAGTTTCTTCACAGCAAAGGCATTATTTACAG AGACCTAAAACTGGACAATGTGATGCTTGATAAAGAAGGCCACATCAAAATAGCTGATTTTGGAATGTGCAAAGAAAACGTCTTTGGTGACAACAAGGCGAGCACTTTCTGTGGGACCCCCGACTACATTGCTCCCGAG ATCCTGCAGGGTTTGCGGTACACGTTCTCCGTGGACTGGTGGTCCTTTGGGGTGCTGCTCTATGAGATGCTCATTGGCCAgtcccctttccatggggatgATGAAGATGAACTGTTTGAATCCATCCGAGTGGACACCCCTCACTACCCACGCTGGATCACCAAGGAATCAAAGGATATATTGGAAAAG ctctttgAAAGGGATCCAGCAAAACGACTTGGGGTCACTGGGAATATCAGAGACCATCCTTTCTTCAAAACAATCAACTGGACAGCTCTAGAGAAGAGGGAGGTGGACCCTCCCTTCAGGCCAAAAGTG AAATCAGCAAGTGACTACAACAACTTTGACAGGGAATTTCTGAGCGAGAAGCCAAAACTGTCCTACAGTGACAAAAACCTGATTGAGTCCATGGATCAGTCTGCATTtgatggattttcttttattaaccCAAAATTTGAACAGATCTTGAACAAGTAA
- the PRKCD gene encoding protein kinase C delta type isoform X2, translating into MAPFLRISFNSFELGPGQNDGEQLQPFCAIKMKEALTTERGKTLVQRKPTMYPEWKSTFDAHIYEGRVIQIVLMKAAEEPLSEVTVGVSVLAERCKKGNGKAEFWLDLQPQGKVLMAVQYFLEDADCRQSMRDDEGTVTINRRGAIKQAKIHYIKSHEFIATFFGQPTFCSVCRDFVWGLNKQGYKCRQCNAAIHKKCIDKIIGRCTGTAANSRDTMFQKERFNIDMPHRFRVYNYMSPTFCDHCGSLLWGLVRQGLKCEECGMNVHHKCQKKVANLCGINQKLLAEALNQVSQRSSRKSDSGSVESVGIYQDFDKKHKAPGGDSTDNSEYDKLWEVNSTKPVPRTARRKFNIDSFVFHKVLGKGSFGKVLLAELKGKNEFFAIKALKKDVVLIDDDVECTMVEKRVLALAWENPFLTHLYSTFQTKDHLFFIMEFLNGGDLMFHIQDKGRFDLYRATFYAAEILCGLQFLHSKGIIYRDLKLDNVMLDKEGHIKIADFGMCKENVFGDNKASTFCGTPDYIAPEILQGLRYTFSVDWWSFGVLLYEMLIGQSPFHGDDEDELFESIRVDTPHYPRWITKESKDILEKLFERDPAKRLGVTGNIRDHPFFKTINWTALEKREVDPPFRPKVKSASDYNNFDREFLSEKPKLSYSDKNLIESMDQSAFDGFSFINPKFEQILNK; encoded by the exons ATGGCCCCCTTCCTACGGATATCTTTCAACTCCTTTGAGCTGGGACCTGGGCAGAATGATGGAGAACAACTCCAGCCTTTCTGTGCTATCAAGATGAAGGAAGCTCTCACTACAG agagaggaaaaactcTGGTTCAGAGGAAACCCACCATGTATCCCGAATGGAAATCGACTTTTGACGCCCACATTTACGAGGGCCGGGTGATCCAGATCGTGCTGAtgaaagcagcagaagagcCCCTGTCTGAGGTGACTGtgggtgtgtcagtgctggCAGAAAGGTGCAAGAAAGGCAATGGCAAAGCAGAGTTCTGG CTTGACCTTCAGCCTCAGGGGAAGGTGCTGATGGCTGTGCAGTACTTTTTGGAAGATGCAG ACTGCAGACAGTCGATGAGGGACGACGAGGGGACAGTAACCATCAACAGGAGAGGAGCCATCAAGCAAGCCAAAATccactacatcaaaagtcatGAATTTATTGCCACCTTCTTTGGACAGCCTACATTTTGCTCTGTCTGCAGAGACTTTGTATG gggACTCAACAAGCAGGGATATAAATGTAGAC AATGCAATGCTGCTATTCATAAGAAATGCATTGATAAAATCATTGGGAGGTGTACTGGTACTGCAGCCAACAGCAGGGACACAATG tTCCAGAAGGAGCGCTTCAACATCGACATGCCGCACCGCTTCCGCGTCTACAACTACATGAGCCCCACCTTCTGTGACCACTGCGGcagcctgctctgggggctggtCAGGCAGGGGCTCAAGTGTgaag AATGTGGAATGAATGTGCATCATAAATGCCAGAAGAAGGTGGCAAACTTATGTGGAATAAACCAGAAGTTGCTAGCTGAAGCTTTAAATCAAGTTAGCCAG AGATCTTCACGCAAGTCTGATTCTGGATCTGTAGAAAGTGTTGGTATTTATCAAGATTTTGATAAGAAGCATAAAGCTCCAGGAGGAGACTCAACAG ATAACAGCGAGTATGACAAGCTCTGGGAGGTAAACTCAACCAAGCCAGTGCCAAGAACTGCAAGGAGAAAATTCAACATAGACAGCTTTGTCTTCCACAAAGTGCTGGGCAAAGGAAGCTTTGGAAAG GTTCTGCTTGCAGAGCTGAAAGGGAAGAATGAATTCTTTGCTATCAAAGCTCTGAAAAAGGACGTGGTGCTAATTGATGATGATGTGGAATGTACCATGGTGGAAAAGAGGGTCCTTGCTCTTGCCTGGGAAAATCCATTTCTCACACATCTTTACAGCACGTTTCAGACAAAG GATCACTTGTTCTTCATCATGGAGTTCCTGAATGGGGGAGACCTGATGTTCCACATCCAGGACAAGGGGCGCTTCGACCTCTACAGAGCCAC GTTTTATGCAGCTGAAATTTTATGTGGGCTCCAGTTTCTTCACAGCAAAGGCATTATTTACAG AGACCTAAAACTGGACAATGTGATGCTTGATAAAGAAGGCCACATCAAAATAGCTGATTTTGGAATGTGCAAAGAAAACGTCTTTGGTGACAACAAGGCGAGCACTTTCTGTGGGACCCCCGACTACATTGCTCCCGAG ATCCTGCAGGGTTTGCGGTACACGTTCTCCGTGGACTGGTGGTCCTTTGGGGTGCTGCTCTATGAGATGCTCATTGGCCAgtcccctttccatggggatgATGAAGATGAACTGTTTGAATCCATCCGAGTGGACACCCCTCACTACCCACGCTGGATCACCAAGGAATCAAAGGATATATTGGAAAAG ctctttgAAAGGGATCCAGCAAAACGACTTGGGGTCACTGGGAATATCAGAGACCATCCTTTCTTCAAAACAATCAACTGGACAGCTCTAGAGAAGAGGGAGGTGGACCCTCCCTTCAGGCCAAAAGTG AAATCAGCAAGTGACTACAACAACTTTGACAGGGAATTTCTGAGCGAGAAGCCAAAACTGTCCTACAGTGACAAAAACCTGATTGAGTCCATGGATCAGTCTGCATTtgatggattttcttttattaaccCAAAATTTGAACAGATCTTGAACAAGTAA